Proteins from a single region of Fundulus heteroclitus isolate FHET01 chromosome 12, MU-UCD_Fhet_4.1, whole genome shotgun sequence:
- the prf1.5 gene encoding perforin 1.5, with protein MRATGNRQRNFALFVLTLSVTLEVHGVLGCRVGNGSECEKAPFVPGHNLAGEGFDVVRLRRTGAYVINVKAHLDDNRTCILCPNRFQSGQIQRLPAAVLDWRPFSRCSKQLSSALHHSVDSLLRSSNSLVNNNWGVGLSLEKIGQALLGGSRSDLAKFARSQHSVDKATFAIHEISCSYYSYRLADHPRLSSEFTKHLKRLPQSLSTAQNKALYRRLIDTYGTHYIHQVQLGGKVRRITAFRTCLATLKGFSESEIKNCLNVELRMALGFLPANASYSNKCDNLLKGNMSMGFYQGFMTHKIEVVGGERYFPDILYQQDPSEAYHSWMNSLHNNPDVVSYAIFPLHHLVEDNQISENLKTMVTEYIKESQLEEEQLGQKNCSPTPNLDHNCCPLRAGRGALMLEIHRAAGLRADTFTKTDAYVKIFYGGLYEETETVMDNNDPVWNATYDFGSVELGQQLRLEVWDRDVLYNDIAGVCIVYPERGTHSLGCQLRKGVLYFTYTISCDTHLTGFRCGRYSPHAE; from the exons ATGCGAGCAACGGGAAACCGGCAGAGAAACTTTGCCCTGTTTGTGCTGACGCTGTCGGTGACTTTGGAGGTGCACGGGGTCCTGGGCTGTCGCGTTGGCAACGGCTCGGAGTGCGAGAAGGCTCCTTTTGTCCCAGGCCACAACCTGGCAGGGGAGGGTTTCGACGTGGTGCGTCTGCGTCGCACGGGCGCGTACGTCATCAACGTCAAAGCTCATCTAGACGACAACCGCACCTGTATACTGTGTCCAAACAGGTTCCAAAGTGGACAG ATTCAGAGGCTCCCAGCCGCAGTGCTGGACTGGCGTCCCTTCAGCCGCTGCAGCAAGCAGCTGTCCAGCGCACTCCACCACTCGGTGGACTCCCTGCTGCGTAGCTCCAACTCGCTGGTGAACAACAACTGGGGTGTGGGTTTGAGCCTGGAGAAAATCGGCCAGGCGTTGCTAGGAGGAAGCCGCTCAGACTTGGCCAAGTTTGCACGCTCGCAGCACAGTGTTGACAAAGCTACCTTTGCCATTCATGAGATCAGTTGCTCCTATTACAG CTACAGGCTGGCCGATCATCCGCGGCTGAGCTCAGAGTTCACAAAGCATCTGAAGAGACTCCCACAGAGTTTAAGCACAGCGCAGAACAAAGCCCTGTACAGACGCCTTATAGACACATATGGGACCCATTACATCCACCAG GTGCAGCTTGGGGGTAAGGTGAGGCGAATCACAGCCTTCAGGACTTGTCTGGCCACACTGAAGGGCTTCTCAGAGTCAGAGATCAAAAACTGCCTGAATGTTGAACTCCGCATGGCCCTGGGTTTTCTCCCTGCCAATGCATCTTATTCCAACAAGTGCGACAACCTTCTGAAGGGCAACATGAGCATGGGCTTCTACCAGGGCTTCATGACACATAAGATCGAGGTGGTCGGAGGGGAGAGGTACTTCCCTGACATCCTTTACCAACAGGACCCTTCAGAGGCATACCACAGCTGGATGAACAGCCTCCACAACAACCCCGACGTGGTTTCATACGCCATCTTCCCCCTGCATCACTTGGTGGAGGACAATCAGATCAGTGAAAATCTGAAAACCATGGTCACAGAGTACATAAAAGAGAGCCAGCTGGAAGAAGAGCAGCTAGGCCAGAAGAACTGCTCCCCGACTCCCAACTTGGACCACAACTGCTGTCCTTTGCGGGCCGGCAGAGGAGCTCTGATGCTGGAAATCCACCGAGCAGCAGGGCTGAGGGCCGACACCTTCACAAAAACCGACGCATACGTGAAGATCTTCTACGGTGGCTTGTATGAGGAGACGGAGACTGTGATGGACAACAACGACCCAGTCTGGAACGCCACGTATGATTTTGGCTCAGTGGAGCTGGGTCAGCAGCTGAGGTTGGAAGTCTGGGACAGGGACGTGCTTTACAATGACATTGCAGGGGTATGCATCGTCTATCCTGAGAGAGGAACTCACTCTCTAGGCTGTCAGCTGCGTAAAGGAGTTCTCTATTTCACCTACACCATCAGCTGTGACACACATTTAACGGGTTTCCGGTGTGGCCGATACTCTCCACATGCTGAGTGA
- the smarcad1a gene encoding SWI/SNF-related matrix-associated actin-dependent regulator of chromatin subfamily A containing DEAD/H box 1A: MSRFNLDRFRFEKKAPNKDPGCLSKSPDSEKENEPAPAKSFKATQKSHARGVVFEEVLSIDLEENPGNLDDFLTEPNTKMPLTKKNKKPPKDEVSHYTDDEEEEMEEKISKLLEMFPQLTRTEVLEVTGSTSTLEGAVAVCLLKFGDKEAPSEERKRKQDESSCSQDRGDIHPSKKRKLSAVSDEEDATGKEPSWERQEAMVRRLQKGFPDQDKEELRMVLQEHDWDVEEALQVLQMFSESDNSTNVVTPEERKSKGKDGPTSDHSADNTETDGDFTDDSEEPEPRKQRKITEYAYSKAREHTDGEKENVCEDPPDREGVGEADGASTDGTKDSEDESDSEDHKSTKIKAGIYTTNLWTSSSSSSVRQTSHGSALKPSSSSSAARVFPKFSSDTGLAKKQTAERKKAAQATSEQVSSDDGEDMTSEFEDSDSELEADDGKTDVQKEILAFLQSASIDELSLISGCSIKKAQRIVELRPFGSWESLWDVFHKGNGLSEDLLHGCRAVLKQRKVILGLMSKCQTISTKMVKQVTEVMENGTGSTEQPSLLNSQLHLKPYQLIGLKWLMLLNAHHLSGILADEMGLGKTIQAIAFLAQLYENGIEGPHLITVPSSTLDNWVRELRLWCPALEVLIYYGSVEERRYLKQEILNGDINFNVIVTTYNLAIGNENDRGLFRKLRLQYAIFDEGHMLKNMNTLRYRHLMSINAEHRLLLTGTPLQNNLLELMSLLNFIMPTMFSSSTMQLTKMFSMKSYEEQSRFERDRITQAKLIMKPFILRRVKNEVLKQLPAKEEKIEFCSMSEKQQTLYEALLKKLKSTTNGEKRELCNAMMQLRKMANHPLLHRQYYTTEKLQAMSQLMLKEPTHCDANAALIQEDMEVMSDFELHRLCQQYSSISSFQLDTGLLLDSGKFFHLTELLASLKSKGDRVVLFSQFTMMLDIVEVFLKHLQHRYVRLDGSTPIADRIVLIDEYNTDPDIFVFLLSTRAGGLGINLTSANVVILHDIDCNPYNDKQAEDRCHRVGQTRTVQVIKLISKDSIEDSILQLGHKKLKLEQDMTAADQDGEGTIPEDMASLLKASLGL; this comes from the exons ATGAGTCGGTTCAATTTAGACCGTTTTCGTTTCGAGAAGAAGGCGCCTAACAAGGACCCGGGTTGCCTGTCCAAAAGTCCGGATTCTGAAAAGGAGAACGAGCCAG CTCCAGCTAAATCCTTCAAAGCCACGCAAAAGTCCCACGCACGGGGAGTGGTTTTTGAAGAGGTCCTCTCCATAGATCTGGAGGAAAATCCAGGAAATCTAGATGATTTCCTGACCGAGCCAAACACAAAAATGCCATTAACCAAGAAAAACAA GAAGCCACCCAAAGATGAAgtatcacattatacagatgatgaggaggaggagatggaggagaaaaTAAGCAAACTGCTGGAAATGTTTCCTCAGTTGACAAGAACTGAAGTGCTAGAG GTCACTGGGAGTACAAGCACGTTGGAAGGCGCTGTAGCTGTCTGCCTTTTAAAATTTGGGGACAAAGAAG CTCCAAGCGAAGAGCGGAAGAGAAAGCAGGAcgaatccagctgttctcagGACAGAGGTGATATTCACCCGAGTAAGAAAAGGAAACTGTCGGCG GTCTCTGATGAAGAAGACGCCACGGGGAAAGAGCCAAGCTGGGAGAGGCAGGAGGCCATGGTGAGAAGACTCCAGAAAGGCTTTCCTGACCAGGACAAGGAG GAGTTGAGGATGGTGCTTCAGGAGCACGACTGGGACGTGGAAGAAGCTCTGCAGGTTCTACAGATGTTCTCCGAATCAG ATAATAGTACCAACGTAGTTACTCCGGAAGAGCGGAAATCGAAAGGCAAAGACGGGCCGACCAGCGACCACTCAGCGGACAACACTGAAACAGATGGGGACTTCACAGATGATTCAG aagaaccagaacccaggaaacaaaggaaaatCACAGAATATGCATATTCAAAGGCCCGTGAGCATACGGACGGGGAAAAGGAGAACGTTTGTGAGGATCCTCCAGACCGTGAAGGCGTTGGCGAGGCAGACGGGGCTAGCACAGACGGCACGAAGGACAGCGAAGACGAGTCTGACTCAGAGGACCACAAAAGCACCAAAATTAAAGCGGGCATTTACACCACCAACCTGTGGACTTCTTCCTCGTCATCCTCCGTGAGGCAGACCTCGCACGGTTCCGCCTTGAAGCCTTCGTCTTCCTCCTCAGCCGCCCGGGTTTTCCCCAAATTTTCTAGCGACACGGGTTTAGCTAAGAAGCAAACGGCGGAGAGGAAGAAGGCGGCACAGGCCACCAGCGAGCAAGTCAGCTCTGACGACGGGGAGGACATGACCAGCGAGTTCGAGGATTCCGACAGCGAGCTGGAGGCCGACGACGGCAAGACGGACGTCCAAAAAGAGATCCTGGCGTTTTTACAGAGCGCATCCATAGATGAGCTGTCGCTGATCTCTGGCTGTTCTATCAAAAAGGCCCAGAGGATCGTGGAACTGAGACCCTTCGGCAGCTGGGAATCCCTG TGGGATGTCTTCCATAAGGGAAACGGACTGTCGGAAGATTTGCTGCATGGCTGCAGGGCCGTCCTCAAACAGAGGAAGGTCATCCTCGGCCTCATGTCCAAATGTCAGACCATTTCTACCAAAATGGTGAAGCAGGTCACTGAGGTGATGGAGAATGGGACAGGTTCCACGGAACAGCCCAGTTTACTAAACAGCCA GTTGCATCTCAAACCGTATCAGCTGATTGGTCTAAAGTGGCTCATGCTTCTGAATGCACACCATCTGAGCGGCATCCTCGCTGATGAAATG GGTTTGGGGAAGACCATCCAGGCTATAGCATTTCTGGCCCAGCTGTACGAGAACGGCATCGAAGGTCCTCATCTCATCACTGTGCCTTCCTCCACTCTGG ATAACTGGGTCAGAGAGCTAAGGCTGTGGTGTCCAGCTCTTGAAGTCCTTATTTATTATG gaTCAGTGGAAGAGCGCCGCTACCTCAAACAAGAAATCCTCAATGGGGACATTAATTTCAATGTCATTGTGACCAC GTATAATTTGGCCATAGGAAACGAGAACGACCGAGGCCTTTTTCGTAAGCTGCGTCTCCAATATGCCATCTTTGATGAAGGCCACATGTTGAAGAACATGAACACTCTGCGCTACCGCCACCTCATGTCCATTAAT GCTGAGCATCGCCTGCTGCTGACAGGAACCCCTTTACAGAACAACCTGTTAGAGCTGATGTCTCTTTTGAACTTCATCATGCCCAccatgttctccagcagcacaatGCAGCTCACCAAGATGTTTTCCATG AAATCCTATGAGGAACAAAGCCGATTTGAGCGGGATCGAATTACTCAGGCCAAACTTATCATGAAACCCTTTATCCTGCGAAGGGTCAAAAATGAG GTCCTCAAGCAGCTGCCGGCCAAAGAAGAGAAGATAGAGTTCTGCTCCATGAGTGAGAAGCAGCAGACTCTCTATGAGGCCCTCCTAAAGAAACTTAAGAGCACTACTAATGGAGAGA AGCGTGAGCTGTGTAATGCCATGATGCAGCTGAGGAAGATGGCCAACCATCCTCTTCTTCACAGACAGTACTACACCACTGAAAAGCTTCAGGCCATGAGCCAGCTCATGCTCAAG GAGCCGACCCACTGCGATGCCAATGCTGCTCTGATTCAGGAAGACATGGAAGTCATGTCAGACTTTGAGCTCCATCGCCTGTGTCAGCAGTACTCCTCCATCAGCTCCTTCCAGCTTGACACCGGCCTTCTGCTCGACTCTGGGAAATTCTTCCACCTAACAGAGTTGCTGGCCTCTCTCAAAAGCAAG GGAGACAGGGTGGTGTTATTCAGCCAGTTTACCATGATGCTCGACATCGTGGAGGTGTTCCTGAAACATCTCCAGCACCGTTATGTCAGGCTGGATGGATCCACTCCCATCGCTGACAG GATTGTGTTGATTGATGAGTACAACACAGACCCCGACATATTCGTGTTCCTGTTATCAACGCGTGCCGGAGGGCTCGGCATCAACCTCACCTCCGCTAACGTCGTCATCCTGCACGACATCGACTGCAATCCCTACAACGACAAGCAGGCAGAGGATAGATGTCACCGCGTCGGCCAGACAAG GACTGTACAGGTGATCAAGCTGATCAGTAAGGACAGCATAGAGGACAGCATCCTGCAGCTCGGTCATAAGAAGCTAAAGCTAGAACAGGACATGACTGCTGCTGACCAAG ATGGTGAAGGGACCATACCCGAGGACATGGCATCTTTGCTCAAAGCCTCTCTGGGACtgtga